From one Chanodichthys erythropterus isolate Z2021 chromosome 3, ASM2448905v1, whole genome shotgun sequence genomic stretch:
- the sstr3 gene encoding somatostatin receptor type 5, with protein sequence MELTSTDASAALGLWGNSSIPGFLLNESVLNDTCFLNASNCTNETDPGNRAGTSMAGILIPLIYIIVCVVGLGGNSLVIHIVLHYSKTESVTNIYILNLAIADELFMLGLPFLAVQNAMHSWPFGSFTCRLVMTVDGINQFTSIFCLTVMSIDRYLAVVHPIRSSKWRRPQVAKAVNGTIWAVSFLVVLPVVIFANVQREGGICNIIWPEPANIWGAAFIIYTSTVGFFCPLLVICMCYLLIVIKVRSSGKKVHATSTKRRKSERKVTRMVVIVVAVFVFCWMPFYALNIINLVESLRDEPQGLHLFVVVLSYANSCANPIVYGFLSDNFKRGFRKALCRSSRRVENHEPTEQQQQHQEERRRVLMPRESLRRAVRDEEDEEEEEDREEVTEMTEICRITQNGNGSGQAESTRALFLERPSGTGVSEVCSPDRRGTGGAAVGKGPGFGPAATLLNGAKNGNVKTLPEEPVEKNTSLEISYL encoded by the coding sequence ATGGAGCTGACCTCAACAGACGCCTCTGCTGCGCTGGGCTTATGGGGCAACAGCTCCATTCCTGGTTTTCTCCTTAACGAGAGCGTTCTCAATGACACCTGTTTCCTCAATGCTTCAAACTGCACCAATGAGACAGATCCAGGGAACCGAGCAGGAACGAGCATGGCGGGAATCCTCATCCCTCTCATTTACATAATCGTATGCGTCGTCGGCCTGGGAGGAAACTCTCTTGTCATTCACATCGTCCTGCACTACTCAAAGACGGAGTCGGTGACCAACATCTACATCCTGAATCTAGCTATAGCCGATGAGCTCTTCATGCTGGGCCTTCCATTCCTCGCTGTGCAGAACGCCATGCACTCCTGGCCCTTCGGCTCATTCACGTGCAGGTTGGTCATGACCGTTGACGGCATTAACCAGTTCACCAGCATCTTCTGCCTCACTGTAATGAGCATCGATCGCTACCTGGCCGTGGTACATCCAATTCGGTCCTCTAAATGGAGGCGGCCACAGGTGGCCAAGGCTGTGAATGGAACAATCTGGGCAGTCTCCTTTTTGGTGGTCTTGCCTGTGGTGATTTTTGCAAACGTGCAACGAGAAGGAGGAATCTGCAACATTATATGGCCAGAGCCAGCCAACATCTGGGGAGCAGCATTTATAATTTACACCTCCACAGTTGGCTTTTTCTGTCCCTTACTAGTCATCTGCATGTGCTATCTCCTCATTGTGATCAAGGTCCGCAGCTCAGGAAAGAAGGTTCATGCCACGTCAACCAAACGGCGCAAGTCGGAGCGAAAGGTCACGCGAATGGTGGTGATAGTGGTGGCTGTGTTCGTTTTCTGCTGGATGCCATTTTACGCCCTCAACATCATAAACCTGGTGGAATCGCTCCGTGACGAGCCGCAGGGCCTGCATCTTTTCGTAGTGGTATTGTCTTATGCTAACAGCTGTGCTAACCCTATTGTTTATGGCTTCCTTTCGGACAACTTCAAGCGGGGTTTCCGGAAGGCCCTATGCCGCTCATCTCGAAGGGTCGAGAACCACGAGCCCActgagcagcagcagcagcatcagGAGGAACGAAGAAGAGTGCTCATGCCCAGGGAAAGCCTCAGAAGAGCAGTGAGAGAtgaagaggatgaggaagaagaagaggacaggGAGGAAGTGACAGAGATGACAGAAATTTGCAGGATTACTCAGAATGGAAATGGAAGTGGACAAGCTGAAAGTACCCGAGCGCTTTTCTTAGAGCGACCCTCGGGTACAGGGGTTTCTGAGGTATGTTCGCCAGACAGGAGAGGCACGGGTGGGGCTGCTGTTGGTAAAGGACCGGGATTTGGGCCTGCTGCGACCTTGCTGAACGGGGCCAAAAATGGTAATGTGAAAACACTGCCAGAGGAACCGGTGGAAAAGAACACCTCACTGGAGATCAGCTACTTGTAA